The following are encoded in a window of Primulina eburnea isolate SZY01 chromosome 4, ASM2296580v1, whole genome shotgun sequence genomic DNA:
- the LOC140830282 gene encoding uncharacterized protein — MAPGGRGRKGKEIAQESEAQNVRGLADIIRGRRGRPRGQVAQNVEEEVNQEPPRLERPGARQVAIEQEVEQLTQKVGGMQLIISQFQELRPSKFFGNESGEKAASWLKSINHLFNLLEYSQDIKLKLAIYQLKDRAQLWWEATEEALKDSGESITWDAFRAHFTQEYAPPSYYAAKEEEFNQLVQGNKSVVEYASQFSALLPYVPHVARNDQAKLSRFLHGLQRTVHTLVMTGSPNTYIQAVEKAKKIEASLLRGDPQPGPSSVSQGSGSSMSMPVDLPPYQPVQSYQQPKQQRYKAKGKQFKKKSQSSSSSSGSARGGGVQGSCYVCGQVGHFARVCPNAQRQQFQPQQSGQVPRGPTFQPYAPAQSFQQSGYPPPRGPPQQQFTVPQQARVHALTQDQAQDAPGGVIAGICYVFDYPARILIDTGASHSFLSAAFVDEHEIATIPLLDTVSVATPAGVYLMSHEIVLNCVIRFEDNIMITNLIKLAMYDFDCILGMDILTNYRATVDCFHGVVRFRPYYGSKWNFYGYDSQSRIPLVSAMEMFRLLSIGNEGFLIYALDATREERLKVSDIPVVKDFPDVFPDEIPGFPPQREIDLSIELMPETNPISRAPYRLAPTELKELKEQLQDLLEKGYIRPSMSPWGAPKEHKEHLKLVLQTLREAQLYAKFSKCEFWLDRVLFLGHVISAQGVSVDPNKVEAVINWPKPTNVSEIRSFLGLAGYYRRFIEGFSRIARPMTQLTQKDRRFVWTAECESSFRTLKEKLTTSPVLALPSGSGGFVVCTDASLNGLGFVLMQNGRVIALT, encoded by the exons ATGGCACCTGGAGGAAGAGGtagaaaaggaaaagaaatagCACAAGAATCTGAGGCGCAAAATGTTCGAGGACTTGCAGATATCATTAGAGGTAGACGTGGTCGACCTCGAGGACAAGTCGCTCAAAATGTTGAAGAAGAAGTTAACCAAGAACCTCCTCGACTTGAAAGACCTGGAGCTAGACAGGTAGCGATTGAGCAAGAAGTGGAACAGCTGACACAGAAAGTTGGAGGAATGCAGTTAATAATTTCTCAGTTCCAAGAACTACGTCCTTCAAAATTCTTTGGCAACGAGAGCGGAGAAAAAGCAGCaagctggctgaaaagtataaATCATCTATTTAATTTGTTGGAGTATTCCCAAGATATTAAATTGAAGCTTGCCATCTACCAACTTAAAGATCGAGCACAACTCTGGTGGGAAGCCACAGAGGAAGCACTGAAGGACTCTGGTGAAAGTATTACTTGGGATGCTTTTCGTGCTCACTTTACCCAGGAATATGCACCACCATCATATTATGCTGCTAAAGAAGAAGAGTTCAATCAGTTGGTACAGGGCAACAAATCAGTGGTGGAATATGCTTCACAGTTTTCTGCTCTTTTGCCCTATGTTCCACATGTTGCCAGGAATGATCAGGCTAAACTATCACGTTTTCTGCATGGGTTGCAGCGGACTGTTCATACGTTGGTGATGACTGGATCGCCTAATACGTATATTCAAGCAGTGGAAAAGGCGAAGAAAATTGAAGCAAGTTTGCTCAGAGGAGATCCCCAGCCAGGTCCATCATCTGTTTCTCAGGGATCTGGGAGTAGTATGTCAATGCCAGTGGATTTACCTCCATATCAGCCTGTACAGTCATACCAACAACCCAAACAGCAGAGGTACAAGGCaaaaggaaagcaattcaagaaaaagTCTCAATCCAGCTCCTCCAGTTCAGGCAGTGCACGAGGGGGAG GAGTTCAGGGGTCTTGTTACGTTTGTGGTCAAGttggacatttcgccagagtatgTCCTAATGCACAAAGACAGCAATTTCAGCCACAACAGTCTGGACAAGTTCCCCGAGGACCAACTTTCCAGCCATATGCTCCTGCACAGTCATTTCAGCAATCTGGTTATCCACCGCCTAGAGGTCCTCCTCAGCAACAATTTACAGTGCCACAGCAGGCTAGAGTCCATGCATTGACTCAGGATCAGGCTCAGGATGCACCAGGAggagtgattgcaggtatttgctaTGTTTTTGACTATCCTGCACGCATATTGATAgacacaggagcatctcattcatttttATCTGCCGCATTTGTTGATGAGCATGAGATTGCTACTATTCCTTTGTTGGATACTGTGTCAGTTGCTACTCCTGCCGGTGTATACTTGATGTCCCATGAGATAGTTTTGAACtgtgtgattagatttgaggataatattatgataactaatctaatcaaATTAGCTATGTATGATTTCGACTGTATCCTCGGTATGGATATATTGACGAATtatcgagctactgtggattgtttccatggagttgtcagatttagaCCGTATTATGGCAGcaaatggaatttttatggttaTGATTCACAGTCTCGAATTCCATTAGTATCTGCAATGGAAATGTTCAGGTTGTTGTCAATCGGCAATGAAGGATTTTTGATCTATGCTCTTGATGCAACACGGGAAGAACGATTGAAAGTTTCAGACATTCCCGTTGTCAAGGATTTtccagatgtatttcctgatgagattccaggtttTCCGCCTCAAAGGGAAATAGATCTTAGCATTGAATTAATGCCAGAGACAAATCCTATTTCTAGAGCAccatatcgtttagctccaacagagttgaaagaactcaaggaaCAGTTACAGGATTTACTGGAGAAAGGCTATATCAGACCCAGTatgtcaccttggggagctcca AAAGAGCACAAGGAACATTTGAAATTAGTTCTCCAAACACTCAGAGAAGCGCAATTGTACGCCAAATTTtctaagtgtgagttctggttggacagAGTTTTATTTTTAGGCCATGTTATATCTGCACAAGGAGTATCTGTTGATCCtaataaagttgaagctgttatcAATTGGCCTAAACCAACCAATGTGTCTGAGATTCGAAGCTTTTTGGGATTAGCTGGGTACTATAGGCGTttcattgaaggattttctaGAATAGCTAGACCTatgacccagttgacacagaaagaTCGACGTTTTGTATGGACTGCAGAATGTGAGTCTAGTTTTCGGACTTTAAAAGAAAAGTTGACCACATCTCCAGTGCTAGCTTTGCCTTCAGGCTCAGGTGGATTTGTTGTCTGTACAGATGCTTCTTTAAATGGACTGGGTTTTGTTTTGATGCAAAATGGGCGAGTGATtgc TCTgacttga